Proteins encoded in a region of the Luteolibacter flavescens genome:
- a CDS encoding IS1595 family transposase: MNNDTGLPETLMEAISYFGDVENSHQFMVNLRWPDGKPTCPCCGSQDVRYISTRRLWECKVKHAKRQFSVKVGTIFEDSPIKLDKWFCAMWMLANCKNGVSSYEISRELGVTQKTGWFMLHRIRMAMHNGTFEKMDGHVEADETFIGGKARNMHPAKRKATVKGTGGMHMTPVQGLLERGTRDGVKVSRVKAEVLKSRKKKDIQGKVRNYVVKGSQVSTDALRSYDGLKDEYTHKVVDHAVTYVEGEVHTNGLENFWSLLKRTLKGTYVSCEPFHLFRYLDEQTFRFNERKEDNHGRFLLLAKGGLGKRLTYKVLTAAASSDNDGNCLPALA; this comes from the coding sequence ATGAACAACGATACCGGCCTGCCTGAGACCCTGATGGAAGCCATCAGCTACTTCGGTGATGTGGAGAACTCGCACCAGTTCATGGTGAACCTCCGCTGGCCCGATGGTAAGCCTACTTGCCCTTGCTGCGGCTCTCAGGACGTTCGTTACATCAGCACTCGTCGCTTGTGGGAGTGCAAGGTGAAGCACGCCAAGCGTCAGTTCTCCGTGAAGGTCGGAACGATCTTTGAAGATTCCCCCATCAAACTCGACAAGTGGTTTTGCGCGATGTGGATGCTAGCCAACTGCAAGAACGGAGTCAGCAGCTACGAGATTTCCCGTGAACTTGGCGTCACTCAAAAAACCGGCTGGTTCATGCTTCATCGCATCCGCATGGCGATGCACAACGGCACCTTTGAAAAGATGGATGGCCACGTTGAAGCCGACGAAACCTTTATCGGCGGCAAGGCTCGCAACATGCACCCCGCGAAGCGCAAGGCTACCGTGAAGGGCACCGGCGGCATGCACATGACTCCCGTGCAAGGCCTGCTTGAGCGTGGCACCCGTGACGGCGTGAAGGTCTCACGCGTGAAGGCCGAAGTCCTCAAGAGTCGGAAGAAAAAGGACATCCAAGGCAAGGTTCGCAACTACGTGGTGAAGGGCTCGCAGGTGTCCACGGACGCTCTCCGCAGCTACGACGGCCTGAAAGACGAATACACCCACAAAGTGGTGGATCACGCCGTGACATACGTTGAAGGCGAGGTTCACACGAACGGCTTGGAAAACTTCTGGTCGCTGCTCAAGCGCACTCTGAAAGGCACCTACGTTAGCTGTGAGCCCTTTCACTTGTTCCGCTATCTGGACGAGCAGACTTTCCGCTTCAACGAGCGCAAGGAAGACAATCACGGGCGTTTTCTCCTGCTCGCCAAGGGGGGCCTTGGAAAGCGCCTGACCTACAAGGTTCTTACTGCCGCCGCGTCCTCCGACAACGACGGCAACTGCCTTCCAGCACTTGCATAA
- a CDS encoding GAF domain-containing protein — translation MASGPNPTESPLSALVSSSRSIAADLEDTRLLHELGARLVDESNIGAIYQEILSAAITLAKADAGSVQVVEPDGEGLSVLVSKGFSETLIARFHHVDISSPTSCGLALKTKQRAYVNYDRSSGEEADPSLQPLLDAGFHSAQSTPLVNRRGRPIGMITTHWRKSHRPSDHELRFLDLLARQAADLIERRTSEEALRESERRYRTLFDSIDEGFCTIEVIFDEHGYPGDYRFLQVNPSFIRLTGITDAVGRTMREISTDHEPHWFEAYGRIARSGKPERFIAEAKLMHRWYDVFAFRIDEPGDNHVAILFSNVTRRIETDEKLRQSAAMDAYRVLLSDTLRQLVDPGEIQGAAARILGEQIQASRAVYVEVRSGEDGDHHVVLQHYHAPDASKLTGSYRANDFGGTLFDELRAGKTLVVDDVARDTRLTADERSAYPNIDIGAYVAVPLLKEGKHVAIMAAHHKIPRHWHPDEIALVEETAERTWDAVERARAEQARHQSEQWLRIALDSAQMASWDWEVGTDSVKWNDQHFRLFGLVPDGRDKSLEEFSTYVYPADRERVVEELTSAVAEARAFQSEFRIIREDNGEVRWMCSFGQTVECDGGRALRLTGVIYDDTRSREHAEQLRQAHDALESRVKERTRELAGALRRLQDEADERKKIERERRDLLQRIVHLQEAERARVARELHDNLGQHMVAVLMHLEGFQRRLMQSGNEAASHDLDEFRKVVDALIKATHRQSWELRPAELDELGLEVAVENYVLQWSEQTRIAASFTTSGKAMRTLEPEEMIALYRVTQEALTNVARHSSATEVQVTLETEPTVCIHITDNGVGFHPQYVKRRLGLLGMQERMNAIGGALVIDSSSKRGTHIQARLP, via the coding sequence ATGGCCAGCGGCCCGAATCCCACGGAGTCACCTCTCTCCGCCCTCGTCTCCTCGAGCCGCAGCATCGCGGCAGACCTGGAAGACACCCGCCTCCTCCACGAACTCGGCGCGCGTCTCGTCGATGAGAGCAATATCGGCGCGATCTATCAGGAGATCCTTTCCGCGGCGATCACCCTCGCCAAGGCGGATGCCGGATCGGTGCAGGTCGTGGAGCCAGATGGCGAGGGTCTGTCCGTGCTCGTGTCAAAGGGCTTCAGCGAAACCCTCATCGCCCGCTTCCACCACGTGGACATCAGCTCCCCCACCTCCTGCGGACTTGCCCTGAAGACGAAGCAGCGCGCGTATGTGAACTACGACAGATCCTCTGGCGAGGAGGCCGATCCCTCGCTTCAGCCGCTGCTTGATGCCGGCTTCCACTCCGCGCAGTCCACACCGCTGGTGAACCGTCGAGGCCGCCCCATCGGCATGATCACCACGCACTGGAGGAAAAGTCACCGTCCTTCCGATCACGAGCTGCGCTTCCTCGACCTGCTCGCCCGCCAGGCGGCGGATCTCATCGAGCGCCGCACCTCGGAGGAAGCGCTCCGCGAATCCGAGCGCCGGTATCGCACGCTCTTCGACTCCATCGATGAGGGCTTCTGCACCATCGAGGTCATCTTCGACGAGCACGGCTACCCGGGCGACTACCGCTTCCTCCAGGTGAATCCCTCCTTCATCCGCCTCACCGGCATCACGGATGCGGTCGGGCGCACGATGCGGGAGATTTCCACGGACCACGAGCCGCATTGGTTCGAGGCCTACGGTCGCATCGCCCGCAGCGGCAAGCCGGAGCGCTTCATCGCGGAGGCGAAGCTGATGCACCGCTGGTACGATGTCTTCGCCTTCCGCATCGATGAGCCGGGGGACAATCACGTCGCCATCCTTTTCAGCAACGTCACACGGCGGATCGAGACGGATGAAAAGCTCCGCCAGTCCGCAGCGATGGATGCCTACCGCGTCTTGCTCTCGGACACGCTGCGCCAGCTTGTCGATCCCGGGGAAATCCAGGGCGCGGCAGCCCGCATCCTCGGCGAGCAGATCCAGGCCAGCCGCGCCGTGTATGTCGAGGTACGCAGCGGCGAGGATGGTGACCACCACGTGGTGCTGCAGCACTACCATGCTCCGGATGCCAGCAAGCTGACCGGCAGCTACCGGGCGAATGATTTCGGCGGCACGCTCTTCGACGAACTGCGCGCGGGCAAGACACTGGTGGTGGACGATGTCGCCCGGGACACCCGCCTCACCGCCGATGAACGCTCCGCGTATCCGAACATCGACATCGGGGCCTACGTCGCGGTCCCGCTCCTGAAGGAAGGCAAGCATGTCGCCATCATGGCGGCGCATCACAAGATTCCCCGCCATTGGCACCCGGATGAGATCGCGCTGGTGGAAGAGACCGCGGAAAGAACGTGGGACGCCGTGGAGCGCGCCCGCGCCGAGCAAGCGCGCCACCAGAGCGAGCAATGGCTGCGCATCGCGCTGGACTCCGCGCAGATGGCCTCCTGGGACTGGGAGGTGGGCACGGACTCCGTTAAGTGGAATGACCAGCACTTCCGGCTCTTCGGCCTGGTGCCGGACGGACGCGACAAGAGCCTCGAGGAATTCTCCACCTACGTCTATCCGGCGGACCGTGAGCGCGTCGTGGAGGAGCTGACGAGCGCCGTCGCCGAGGCGCGTGCTTTCCAATCCGAGTTCCGCATCATCCGCGAGGACAATGGCGAGGTCCGCTGGATGTGCAGCTTTGGCCAGACGGTCGAGTGCGATGGCGGACGCGCGCTGCGGCTCACCGGCGTGATCTACGACGACACCCGCTCGCGAGAACATGCCGAGCAACTCCGCCAGGCGCACGATGCGCTGGAGTCCCGCGTGAAGGAGCGCACCCGCGAGCTGGCCGGGGCACTGCGCCGCCTGCAGGACGAGGCGGATGAGCGCAAGAAGATCGAGCGTGAGCGGCGCGACCTCCTCCAACGCATCGTCCACCTGCAGGAAGCCGAGCGCGCCCGCGTCGCGCGTGAACTGCATGACAATCTGGGCCAGCACATGGTGGCCGTGCTGATGCATCTCGAGGGCTTCCAGCGGCGGCTCATGCAGTCGGGCAACGAGGCCGCCAGCCATGATCTGGACGAGTTCCGCAAGGTGGTGGACGCCCTCATCAAGGCGACCCACCGGCAGTCATGGGAGCTGCGCCCCGCGGAGCTGGACGAGCTGGGCCTGGAGGTGGCCGTGGAAAACTACGTGCTCCAGTGGAGCGAGCAGACCCGCATCGCCGCCAGCTTCACCACCAGCGGCAAAGCCATGCGAACGCTGGAGCCGGAAGAGATGATCGCGCTCTATCGCGTGACGCAGGAGGCGCTCACGAATGTCGCCCGGCACTCCTCCGCCACCGAGGTGCAGGTGACGCTGGAGACCGAGCCAACCGTATGCATCCACATCACGGACAATGGCGTGGGCTTTCACCCGCAATACGTGAAGCGCAGGCTCGGCCTGCTCGGCATGCAGGAGCGCATGAATGCCATCGGCGGAGCACTCGTCATCGACTCCTCTTCCAAACGAGGCACCCACATCCAGGCACGGCTTCCATGA
- a CDS encoding glycoside hydrolase family 130 protein: MLHAREPVTETNADWALGPFKHPEKAQPVIKPDPTTRFDCPIRKESIPWEARHTFNPAATILDGRICVLYRAEDDRGPGGIGGYTSRAGFAISDDGVNFTREPKPVFYPAEDSQKEFEWTGGCEDPRLATAPDGTFIITYTQFNGTNGRNWRIGLATSPDLKTWTKHGSPFEGTPFDKARIKSASILHKEENGRLVAAKIGGQYWMYFGEESVHAATSTDLIHWKPLTDEGGGLRHIMKTRDGYFDSVLTEVGPPAVLTDHGIVLIYNGKNATPGKGGDPDLAKGVYTCGQALFDAKDPSKYLTRLDQPFFKPELPWEKSGQYKEGTTFAEGLVLHEGRWFLYYGCADTYVGVASAE, translated from the coding sequence ATGCTGCACGCCCGGGAGCCCGTCACGGAGACAAATGCCGATTGGGCCCTCGGCCCGTTCAAGCACCCCGAAAAGGCGCAGCCGGTTATCAAGCCGGATCCCACCACCCGCTTCGACTGCCCCATCCGAAAGGAGTCCATCCCGTGGGAGGCGCGCCATACCTTCAATCCCGCAGCCACCATCCTCGACGGACGCATCTGCGTGCTGTATCGCGCGGAGGATGATCGCGGCCCCGGCGGCATCGGCGGCTACACCTCGCGCGCGGGCTTTGCGATCAGCGATGACGGCGTGAATTTCACCCGCGAGCCGAAGCCCGTCTTCTATCCCGCGGAAGACTCGCAGAAGGAATTCGAATGGACCGGCGGCTGCGAAGATCCCCGCCTGGCCACCGCGCCCGATGGCACCTTCATCATCACCTACACGCAGTTCAATGGCACGAATGGCCGGAACTGGCGCATCGGCCTCGCGACCTCGCCGGACCTGAAAACGTGGACGAAGCATGGCAGCCCCTTCGAGGGCACGCCCTTCGACAAGGCACGGATCAAGTCCGCAAGCATCCTCCACAAAGAAGAGAACGGCCGCCTCGTCGCCGCAAAGATCGGCGGCCAATACTGGATGTATTTCGGAGAGGAATCCGTCCACGCCGCCACCTCCACCGACCTCATTCACTGGAAGCCGCTCACGGACGAGGGAGGCGGACTCCGCCACATCATGAAGACACGCGATGGATACTTCGACAGTGTCCTCACGGAAGTTGGCCCTCCAGCAGTGCTCACCGATCACGGCATCGTGCTAATCTACAATGGCAAGAACGCCACGCCCGGGAAAGGTGGCGATCCCGACCTCGCAAAGGGTGTCTATACCTGCGGGCAGGCGCTTTTTGACGCGAAGGACCCATCGAAATATCTGACCCGCCTCGACCAACCTTTTTTCAAGCCGGAGCTTCCATGGGAGAAGAGCGGCCAGTACAAGGAGGGTACCACCTTTGCGGAGGGCCTCGTCCTCCATGAGGGGCGCTGGTTCCTCTACTACGGCTGCGCAGATACCTATGTCGGTGTAGCCAGCGCCGAGTGA
- a CDS encoding IS630 family transposase: MDCGPDGKAFRRLNAIHLLLVGGSFELVLRNSRVKERTLRLWISRFNSMGIDGLTYRPHTGRPRKMQPAQVVSDILTVVDDPSLAQQSHWTLTKLCGWLREEKSIELSYRTLVRYLHEHNYARRIPRKMPEPPDREAWEIQRETFAGELLDLLDDRKADVFFGDEAGFEGDPRPRAKWVKRGTRPTQGYFGGHVRQNVVGAVNPQSGQLVSLIVPHCDTQVFQAFLDTMAAEVPRKKGRRVVLVLDNASWHRAKGLEWHHIEPVYLPPYSPDFNPIERLWQHLKGHYLAGYLTKSGKELGDKIYDSIRALLDQPDLLRSVCRTHSD, encoded by the coding sequence ATGGATTGTGGACCGGACGGAAAGGCATTCCGCAGGCTCAACGCCATCCACCTGCTCCTCGTCGGCGGTTCCTTCGAACTGGTCCTGCGCAACAGCCGCGTGAAGGAGCGCACGCTCCGCCTGTGGATCTCCCGCTTCAATTCGATGGGCATCGACGGCCTGACCTACCGGCCTCACACCGGCAGGCCCCGCAAGATGCAACCGGCGCAAGTCGTGAGCGACATCCTGACCGTCGTCGACGATCCCTCGCTCGCCCAACAGAGCCACTGGACGCTCACCAAGCTCTGCGGCTGGCTGCGGGAGGAAAAAAGCATCGAGCTCTCCTACCGCACGCTGGTGCGCTATCTCCATGAGCACAATTACGCCCGCCGCATCCCGCGCAAGATGCCGGAGCCGCCCGACCGCGAAGCATGGGAAATCCAGCGTGAAACCTTTGCCGGGGAACTCCTCGACCTGCTGGACGACAGGAAGGCCGATGTCTTCTTCGGCGACGAAGCGGGATTCGAGGGAGATCCCCGTCCGCGTGCCAAATGGGTGAAGCGGGGAACCCGCCCCACGCAGGGATACTTCGGCGGTCATGTCCGGCAGAACGTCGTCGGGGCGGTCAACCCACAGAGCGGCCAGTTGGTCAGCCTCATCGTGCCGCACTGCGACACGCAGGTGTTCCAGGCATTCCTGGACACGATGGCTGCAGAGGTCCCCCGGAAGAAAGGCAGGCGGGTGGTCCTGGTGCTCGACAATGCCAGCTGGCACCGGGCCAAGGGCTTGGAATGGCATCACATCGAGCCTGTCTACCTGCCACCCTACAGCCCTGACTTCAATCCGATCGAGAGGCTGTGGCAGCACCTCAAGGGCCACTACCTGGCAGGATACCTGACGAAGAGCGGCAAGGAGCTGGGAGACAAGATCTACGACTCGATCCGCGCCCTGCTGGATCAACCGGATCTGCTGCGTTCGGTCTGCCGGACGCACTCGGATTAA
- a CDS encoding histidine kinase dimerization/phospho-acceptor domain-containing protein: protein MTQPPDNPISAPAFPWDKAVRQAVHDMRTPLSSMLTTVAVMRQMQAAASLPPQWERLIGMMERQVQDLSGQLSRLNESPASFLKEEQTAE, encoded by the coding sequence GTGACCCAACCCCCGGATAACCCAATCAGCGCTCCCGCCTTCCCATGGGACAAGGCGGTGCGCCAAGCCGTGCACGACATGCGGACGCCCCTCTCGTCCATGCTCACCACCGTGGCCGTGATGCGGCAGATGCAGGCAGCCGCATCGCTGCCTCCGCAATGGGAGCGCCTCATCGGGATGATGGAGCGTCAGGTGCAGGATCTATCAGGCCAGCTCTCGCGCCTGAATGAGTCGCCCGCCAGTTTCCTGAAGGAAGAGCAGACAGCGGAGTGA
- a CDS encoding WYL domain-containing protein — protein sequence MDIPQYSTQPDADEIRRAIREHRLVEFYYLGELLTVEPYIHGMGRRYQAPVLLAWHPTNGWKEYSCMRIRRLQVQERRYTESQEDYDPQDPRMKKVDLAAKVIGRHASVAG from the coding sequence ATGGACATACCCCAATACTCGACGCAGCCGGACGCCGACGAAATCCGCCGGGCCATCCGCGAGCATCGCCTCGTGGAATTCTACTACCTCGGTGAGCTCCTGACCGTGGAGCCCTATATCCACGGGATGGGCAGGCGCTATCAAGCTCCCGTGTTGCTGGCGTGGCACCCGACGAACGGCTGGAAGGAGTATAGCTGCATGCGCATCCGTCGGCTACAGGTGCAGGAGCGCCGCTACACGGAGTCCCAAGAGGACTACGATCCGCAGGACCCGCGCATGAAAAAGGTGGACCTCGCTGCAAAAGTCATCGGTCGCCACGCTTCGGTCGCGGGCTGA
- a CDS encoding GDSL-type esterase/lipase family protein has product MKPYAISWRQLLAPVAILSCSILAAAPPMRILPMGDSITEGSGGLNYRAPLRTLLTNAGYEVDYVGTYTANPGPLTDREHEGHSGWTIREIDAKVETWLAAIEDPDFVLLHIGTNDFGRRDDMANAIQRLDALVLKIATRRPHANIIVTNLMERGEPENGWIVAQFNPLVQGIVANHVAAGRKVHFLDMRSQVPLSDMPDQLHPNATGLGKMANAWFETIDSLSTPEGDFIAPKIARVRGSVSRTEVAVTFSKPVADSAADLANFSIDNGLTITSATLDASKRKVTLVTSPQTEGASYTVTVNNVTDLQTPAQPIAPGTTATFMSPLPRGYQNHVSESDQYSLVYSLDIPANAAYRQRQPVYQVDNRAATGPFDRVAYYMELLGESGDLHYVWTSMDAFTQDAGKIAVPTYASGGFFQQGVTNLNVASNVPGVAPANGVAGNIEFWPNSYERANSANVGGASGTLYDFGDQPIAGDYGSMQVHHTGMLKTVFAFNNWGGPTTESRTVDIGIGNNPSPVNGGIDWTFSNNGSAYTVRTLQVLVRTSGDHVAPTVASAIAAAGRSQVVVNFSEPLAAESVTAQGFTLSNGVKVLSAKLSEDRRAVTLQTTVQPSATPLTLTVGGVRDSSANANAIAPGTTFPVSTNTLPPEIAANIGAAANGYQLVLSSDLPVTGNFVAGSPYKYDDRGAPGTFTKVAYYLQLEQAGQPTRYVWAAMDAFTSGRKHVGVPTSASGAIYQQNVTNLQVISNQPGVVNGTTATGGNIEFWPHTYERANALNVPNASGSTFDTGDTRTTGLYGSMQIHNHDTGANQTVLALNRFAEDGNILDIGIGNCPSPIEGGADWTFAANAGNYTKRTLHVLVLPGTTTAADVVTKAPEAAGYQLAYSVDIPATGNMQGGAGAFNYEVNRAGQIGDFTRIGYFMELQKAGDPAPSYVWTSMDAFTKDPARIAVPTGWKFQQPVSNLNVVSNVAGVVNNTNIATGNIEFWPSNYNEQNTSNVPGANGGAFDFGDGNSNTTQGYGSMQVHNYGAAQTIFAFNRWGSSSHNGPLCLGIGNGPAPSTDWTFADNSASWGVKRLLQVYILPGNSDVTPPAITEIKPSVNGDSVRIVFSEAIAEGTAVVTIPGLTVHGVTQQGDNVLLVRTSPQTPGTAYTASITGVTDRSPAANGAPLSAAFTGYTRPAVFSNIPETDGYRHMLSLNLPGAVPVYNVNGVNYQVDERKFGDLPFDRVAYLMELDGNWAYASFDKHTSQLSQIGVPIVQTNPAPIQQIVTRMNVASNVASIATGNDIATGNIEFWAGNYTAVNQAGVPGASSTAFDFGDQMTSGGHGCLQIHNFGAAQTVMAFNNWGSNTTGNSEMGIGNHTASPQGALDWTLSGNANSYTTRRLHVLVRRDETASASFQAEPGTKSVAAGSDATFTIRVAGPGPYTYQWRHNGTGIEGATMPWLDVTDATGANSGTYDVVVTGPGGIQTVSPAGTLIVTGTVLQPTEIQLTGAGTANLTFYGDPGRTYEIHRSTDLVTWEPLDEATAAANGEMPVLDEDAPEPKAFYRAVPVN; this is encoded by the coding sequence ATGAAACCATATGCCATCTCGTGGCGACAGCTCCTCGCGCCTGTCGCCATCCTCTCCTGCTCCATCCTCGCCGCGGCTCCACCCATGCGCATCCTGCCAATGGGTGACTCCATCACCGAGGGCAGCGGCGGACTGAACTACCGAGCCCCGCTCCGCACACTCCTCACGAATGCGGGATACGAGGTGGACTACGTGGGCACCTACACGGCGAATCCGGGCCCTCTAACAGACCGAGAGCACGAGGGTCACAGCGGCTGGACCATCCGCGAGATCGACGCCAAGGTGGAGACTTGGCTCGCCGCCATCGAGGACCCGGATTTCGTCCTCCTCCACATCGGCACGAATGACTTCGGCCGCCGCGACGACATGGCAAATGCCATCCAGCGGCTCGATGCCCTGGTCCTCAAGATCGCCACCCGGCGCCCGCACGCGAACATCATCGTGACCAACCTGATGGAGCGCGGCGAGCCGGAGAACGGGTGGATCGTCGCCCAGTTCAACCCGCTGGTCCAAGGCATCGTCGCGAACCACGTGGCGGCAGGCAGGAAGGTTCATTTCCTCGACATGCGCTCGCAGGTGCCGCTCAGCGACATGCCGGACCAGCTCCACCCGAATGCCACGGGCCTCGGGAAAATGGCGAACGCGTGGTTCGAGACCATCGACTCGCTCTCCACCCCTGAGGGAGACTTCATCGCGCCAAAAATCGCACGGGTGCGCGGCAGCGTGAGCCGCACGGAGGTGGCCGTCACCTTCAGCAAGCCGGTGGCGGACTCCGCCGCGGACCTCGCAAACTTCTCCATCGACAACGGCCTGACGATCACCTCCGCGACGCTGGATGCCTCGAAGAGAAAGGTGACGCTGGTGACTTCCCCGCAGACCGAGGGCGCTAGCTACACCGTCACGGTGAACAACGTGACGGACCTACAGACTCCGGCGCAGCCGATCGCGCCCGGGACCACCGCGACCTTCATGTCGCCCCTCCCGCGCGGCTATCAAAACCACGTCAGCGAGAGCGATCAATACTCGCTGGTTTACTCGCTCGATATCCCCGCGAATGCCGCCTACCGCCAGCGCCAGCCGGTCTATCAGGTGGACAATCGTGCGGCGACCGGGCCCTTCGACCGGGTCGCCTATTACATGGAGCTGCTGGGCGAAAGCGGCGATCTCCATTACGTCTGGACCTCGATGGACGCCTTCACGCAGGACGCCGGGAAGATCGCGGTGCCCACCTACGCCAGCGGCGGTTTCTTCCAGCAGGGAGTCACGAATCTCAACGTCGCCTCGAATGTCCCCGGCGTCGCTCCGGCCAATGGCGTGGCGGGCAACATCGAATTCTGGCCTAACAGCTACGAGCGGGCGAACTCAGCGAACGTGGGTGGTGCCAGCGGCACGCTTTACGACTTCGGCGACCAGCCGATAGCGGGCGATTACGGCTCCATGCAGGTGCATCACACCGGAATGTTGAAGACGGTCTTCGCCTTCAACAACTGGGGCGGCCCCACCACCGAGAGCCGCACCGTGGACATCGGCATCGGGAACAATCCGTCTCCCGTGAACGGAGGCATCGACTGGACCTTCAGCAACAACGGCAGCGCCTACACCGTCCGCACGCTGCAGGTGCTCGTCCGGACTTCCGGCGATCATGTCGCACCCACCGTGGCGTCCGCCATCGCCGCCGCGGGACGTTCCCAGGTCGTGGTGAATTTCTCGGAGCCTCTCGCTGCGGAGTCGGTGACCGCGCAGGGCTTCACGCTGAGCAATGGCGTGAAAGTGCTCTCGGCAAAGCTTTCCGAAGACCGTCGTGCCGTGACGCTCCAGACCACGGTGCAGCCCTCGGCAACGCCGCTGACGCTGACGGTGGGTGGCGTGCGTGACAGCTCGGCGAATGCAAATGCCATCGCACCCGGCACCACCTTCCCCGTCAGCACGAACACCCTGCCACCGGAGATCGCCGCGAACATCGGCGCTGCCGCGAATGGCTACCAGCTCGTGCTTTCCTCCGACCTCCCCGTCACAGGGAATTTCGTCGCAGGCTCCCCCTACAAGTATGACGACCGCGGTGCCCCCGGCACCTTCACCAAGGTCGCTTACTACCTGCAACTCGAGCAAGCAGGCCAGCCAACGCGCTACGTGTGGGCGGCCATGGATGCCTTCACCTCAGGTCGCAAGCACGTCGGCGTGCCCACTTCGGCGAGCGGCGCGATCTACCAGCAGAACGTGACCAATCTCCAAGTGATCTCGAATCAACCGGGAGTGGTCAATGGCACCACCGCCACCGGAGGCAACATCGAATTCTGGCCCCACACCTACGAACGGGCGAATGCCCTCAACGTCCCGAATGCCAGCGGCTCCACCTTCGATACCGGCGACACCCGCACCACCGGCCTGTATGGATCGATGCAGATCCACAATCATGACACGGGCGCGAATCAAACGGTGCTCGCGCTGAACCGCTTCGCCGAAGATGGCAACATCCTCGACATCGGCATCGGGAATTGCCCGTCACCGATCGAGGGCGGCGCGGACTGGACCTTCGCGGCGAATGCCGGGAACTACACGAAGCGCACGCTGCACGTGCTGGTGCTGCCAGGCACCACCACCGCCGCGGACGTGGTGACAAAGGCACCGGAGGCCGCGGGCTACCAGCTCGCCTACTCCGTGGACATCCCCGCCACCGGCAACATGCAGGGAGGAGCTGGAGCATTCAATTACGAGGTGAACCGCGCCGGGCAGATCGGCGACTTCACCCGCATCGGCTACTTCATGGAGCTGCAAAAGGCAGGCGATCCCGCCCCGAGCTACGTGTGGACTTCCATGGATGCTTTCACGAAGGACCCGGCCCGCATCGCAGTGCCGACCGGATGGAAATTCCAGCAACCGGTCTCAAACCTGAACGTGGTCTCGAATGTCGCGGGAGTCGTGAACAACACGAACATCGCCACAGGCAACATCGAGTTCTGGCCGAGCAACTACAACGAGCAGAACACCTCGAACGTGCCCGGCGCGAATGGCGGTGCCTTCGACTTCGGCGATGGCAACTCGAACACCACCCAGGGCTACGGCTCGATGCAGGTGCACAATTACGGCGCGGCCCAGACCATCTTCGCCTTTAACCGCTGGGGCTCGAGCAGCCACAATGGCCCGTTGTGCCTCGGCATCGGAAATGGTCCCGCCCCGAGCACCGACTGGACATTCGCGGACAACTCCGCCTCCTGGGGCGTGAAGCGCCTGCTGCAGGTGTACATCCTGCCCGGCAACTCCGACGTCACCCCACCCGCCATCACCGAGATCAAGCCGTCCGTGAACGGAGACTCCGTCCGCATCGTCTTCAGCGAAGCCATCGCCGAGGGCACCGCGGTCGTTACCATTCCGGGCCTCACCGTTCATGGTGTGACCCAGCAGGGAGACAATGTCCTGCTGGTGCGAACCAGCCCGCAAACGCCGGGGACCGCCTACACCGCGTCGATCACCGGCGTCACGGACCGCAGTCCTGCCGCGAATGGCGCACCGCTCTCCGCGGCCTTCACCGGCTACACGAGACCGGCCGTCTTCTCGAATATCCCGGAGACCGACGGCTATCGTCACATGCTCAGCCTGAATCTCCCCGGAGCCGTGCCCGTGTACAACGTGAACGGCGTGAACTACCAGGTGGACGAGCGGAAATTCGGCGACCTGCCCTTTGACCGGGTGGCCTATCTCATGGAGCTGGATGGCAACTGGGCCTACGCTTCCTTCGACAAGCACACCTCGCAGCTCAGCCAGATCGGCGTCCCCATCGTGCAGACGAATCCCGCGCCCATCCAGCAGATCGTCACCCGTATGAATGTCGCGTCGAATGTCGCCAGCATCGCCACGGGCAACGACATCGCCACAGGCAACATCGAGTTCTGGGCTGGGAACTACACGGCCGTGAATCAGGCGGGCGTCCCGGGTGCCAGTAGCACGGCCTTCGACTTCGGCGACCAGATGACCTCCGGTGGCCACGGCTGCCTGCAGATCCACAATTTCGGCGCGGCACAAACCGTCATGGCCTTCAACAACTGGGGATCGAACACCACCGGAAATTCCGAGATGGGCATCGGCAATCACACGGCCTCGCCCCAGGGAGCACTCGACTGGACGCTCTCGGGGAACGCCAACAGCTACACGACGAGACGTCTCCACGTCCTCGTCCGCCGTGATGAAACCGCCTCTGCGTCCTTCCAAGCCGAGCCCGGCACGAAGTCCGTGGCAGCCGGAAGTGATGCCACCTTCACCATCCGCGTCGCCGGCCCTGGCCCCTACACCTATCAGTGGCGCCACAATGGCACCGGGATCGAGGGTGCGACGATGCCGTGGCTCGACGTGACCGATGCGACGGGAGCGAACTCGGGCACCTACGACGTGGTCGTCACCGGACCCGGGGGCATCCAGACCGTCAGCCCGGCTGGCACGCTCATCGTCACCGGTACCGTCCTGCAGCCCACGGAGATCCAGCTCACGGGCGCTGGCACGGCCAACCTCACCTTCTACGGAGACCCGGGCCGCACCTACGAGATTCATCGTAGCACGGACCTCGTCACCTGGGAGCCCCTCGATGAAGCCACCGCCGCCGCGAATGGCGAGATGCCCGTCCTCGACGAGGACGCCCCCGAGCCAAAGGCATTCTACCGCGCAGTGCCTGTGAACTGA